In the Pristiophorus japonicus isolate sPriJap1 chromosome 5, sPriJap1.hap1, whole genome shotgun sequence genome, one interval contains:
- the LOC139264117 gene encoding neurexophilin-1-like, producing MQIAAVEVEGGGMKCAAVIVTCVHGNNPQKSELLKAGNPKNTQKHIWTESSKDLSISRLLSQTLSGKENATAVDLHYETPVPYSDQDIWDWLRNASDQKEPRPRPKRRPIVKTGKFKKMFGWGDFHSNIKTVKLNLLITGKIVDHGNGTFSVYFRHNSTGQGNVSVSLVPPTKIVEFDLAQQTVIDAKDSKTFNCRIEYEKVDKAKKTTLCNYDPSKTCYQEQTQSHVSWLCSKPFKVICIYISFYSTDYKLVQKVCPDYNYHSDTPYFPSG from the exons ATGCAGATTGCTGCAGTAGAAGTAGAAggaggtggaatgaagtgtgctgcAGTGATT GTTACTTGTGTTCATGGAAATAATCCTCAAAAATCAGAACTTCTAAAAGCTGGCAACCCTAAGAATACGCAAAAGCACATATGGACAGAAAGCAGCAAAGATCTGTCTATTAGCCGCCTGCTTTCACAGACATTATCTGGCAAAGAGAATGCTACTGCTGTGGATCTGCACTATGAAACTCCAGTACCTTATTCTGACCAGGATATATGGGATTGGTTGCGAAATGCTTCAGATCAGAAGGAGCCCCGCCCTCGACCTAAGAGACGACCTATAGTCAAAACGGGAAAGTTTAAGAAAATGTTCGGCTGGGGAGACTTTCATTCCAACATCAAAACCGTCAAGCTAAACCTACTCATAACAGGCAAAATAGTAGACCACGGGAACGGTACCTTTAGTGTCTACTTCCGTCACAATTCCACTGGCCAGGGGAATGTTTCTGTCAGCCTGGTGCCCCCTACAAAAATTGTGGAATTTGACTTGGCTCAACAGACGGTGATTGATGCCAAAGATTCGAAGACATTTAACTGCCGCATTGAGTACGAGAAAGTGGACAAGGCGAAGAAGACTACGCTTTGCAACTATGATCCATCCAAAACTTGTTACCAGGAGCAGACTCAAAGCCACGTGTCATGGCTCTGCTCCAAACCCTTTAAAGTCATATGTATTTATATTTCATTTTACAGTACAGATTATAAACTAGTGCAGAAAGTGTGTCCAGATTACAATTACCACAGTGACACTCCTTACTTCCCCTCTGGCTGA